The window CAAGTAAACCTGGAATTAATGTTTCATTAACAATCATCATGATTTAGCTACTGTTAACCATAATGGACAGCCTTGTTCTCTACACAGCTCTTACGGGCTCTTGAGGACTCTTTGTATGATTAAATTtggacagtttaaaaaaaataaacgaCAAAAAACCCTTAGCACTGAGAGGTTGAGAAATTGGTGGTTGTCATTTTTTGTACACATAAATTAAGGGTgtccacattttttttcacttaGGGACAcatgaaaaacatacaaagtgCTGGGCCAGTGAGCTATGTTGCCTCACAAGTTATAagtaggtaaattatgcttgatactactttaagaaaagaaactgtctacatcacagctctccatagggtttcaaTTATTTAGTTGGAAACTTCTTCCTTAAAAcatgcttataataaggggaaatacTGTATGAAGCgtttatttcaagcttgttacgTAAATAGTTTATTGGGTTCTTTTTTATCAAATAAGAGTTGTTGGAAAaagttttcaactttaattgactgaatgtatttgaaattgggctcagTAACTCATGAATACTCCCGTGTAATAAAGGTGTGtctacatatatatttaagaagtacaacatAAGACTAACataagtttcaggtgtgggccatattcaaAATGGACCACGGGCCGCATTTTCCCCCcaggccatagtttggacacacCTGAcataaatggaaaatatattagATAGATCTCCACAACCTTGAAACATTACCTTACCATAAAGCTAAGGAAAGTCATTCTATTGCTCCGGGCTCTCCTCCGGTCTCCTGTTTTAattttctgctctgctgcttcatGCTAAGTTGCCCTGGTGGACATTTTTCCATCTTAAGGCTGTAACACTAGACGACTAGACACTACGAAGGGTTTGACCTTCTCTCCCAGCAAAGATAAGAGTTGCAATGAGATTGCCTGCTGCACATTTCAAGGAAATGATTACACAATTCAAATCTGTTTCCCAGGCATGAATAAAGCCATGTAATTATACACCATCAAGGTGAaattgtttgcttgtttgttcCTGTTTGTCTTGATTTCGGGGTCACTGCAAGTCCTGGAAAAGCCTTAGAATGTCTGAAAGTATGTTATCTAAATTGAAAGCATCATACGGTCTAGCATCCCCTTTGTTTCGGTTGCATTTTTTCTGAGTGGTTCACTCTACGGTTTATCTAATGAATGAGCCCATGGAGTGCATACACATGCTGCAGTACACAGACCTGCCAAGGGTATCACTGTTCCCCTAATCTACAGATGGTAATAACCTCCACATTAATGCAGCAATGTGccattgttttaaatatcttcTAGATCATGATACGTATTAAAAACGTTTCATATTAATCCCACATcgataaaaagtgttttatatacTGGCCTGCACATATGTTCTGAACATTGCGTGTCTTCATTGTATCCTCAGGTAAATTACGGGAAGGTCTGCAACGAGAGTCGTAAAAGACTACAATTCACAGTGTCACGTGGCTGCAGCccagagtttgtgtttgtgccatGCGGCAGCTCAGTGGCTGTGTATGCCCTACACACGGGAGAGCTGGTCACTACGCTCAGAGGTCACTACAACAATGTCGACTGCTGCGAGTTTCACCCAGACTACCAGGTGAGAGTAAATGCAGTTGTATTAATTGCACCATTAAATGCAGTAGTCCATTAAGCTGAGCAAGACAGAAAAACGAGAGTGCATTCCTGCAGTTCACTCTTTTGTTGAATCAGGCACAATGTAAACAGCAGCGACAAAAACAATGGAGGTTTTCTGCATCTGATGAATCAACCCATCTCTCTGCAGTGttgctttgtttgtatttccaTCCAACTATTTCTGATTGTTCTGCCAGTCTGGTCTAGCTGGTCTCTCTACACCTGGAGCACTGAAGTTTGTTTTCGTCCCCTTTTTTAATCTCTTCGACTTCTTTGGTGTTGCCACCTCAGTAAGAGctattgaaaatgtgaaatcaCCATGGCAGTCCCTAATGAGCCACTTGCCCCAGTACAGATAACACGGTTAAGTTAACACCTACTTAGCTATACTGAGCTCCTATAATGCAAATAATGGCACCTCATTTGTGTAATCCCATTTGTGCTCTCTGCCTTAATGTCGAGGGTTGTATTTGCAAAAGGTTTCTCTGCACAAAAGTAACGCTGTCTCCTCTTTCAGAGTTAAGTTTAGGTTCTCGCCGTTTATTGTCACTATCATTATCTGTAACATAAAAATGTTAAGTAAACAGTTTTATTGAGCAAATGTTCTAACAGGCAGGCAACCACTGGTTCAGGATTTTAATTTTCAGGAAATTAATAAAAGTGAGATAAATGCCACAGTTCATTTTATAATAGTACTGCATAAAAGGTAAAAGTGCTCTCAATATCTGTGAATTCCGCTGGACATGAACATAAACACTATATGACACTTCTTTGCCAAAAACACGTTTTATATTATTTGGGTTAATTAGATATGTACTTTTGTGCCCATATTTGACAATTGCAATATCAGCATACAGACTTGTAAAAGCTTATTAATAAACAGCAGGTGTAAACAATGTTAAGAGCCTTttcgttttattttttacaatggaCAGACAAATAAACCATTTCCACAATTGGCCACAGATTGAAATAACAGTAACATCTATCTAAAACCATTATTTGCTTTCATTAAAGCTGTTGGTTTATATCAGGAGTCTGCCAATACATCTGCAAATCTCGGGTGTTTTCATGTTGATCATAGAATTCTtacattataaatgtaaataaaaaaaggaaaggccAACCAATGCCGTCACTATTTTCCGACGCCAACATCCGGTGACAATGATTAGACAGGGGAAACATAGGAATGCAGTTTGGCAGCGTGTCACTCATCCCGGAAGAGAAGATGtcgtttttttaaagtgttttgctTCTTATGGGGGCCTCTTTTCAGTTTTAAGGAAACTGAGGAGCACCTTGACGCACATAATGTGTCCCATTTGTTCACCCCTGTTGCATGGACAGCATTAAgtgtattaattattttaactcTTGGTCCCCATCATGCTTGTTAACAGTACTGTTGCCCTGGTGCTGATGTCATTGTTCGGAGGTGCTTCAAGGTGAAAGTTATGCTGtgacagcagctcttcttttgtTCCCTGTAACCGTGTGTGACTCAACGTGTCAGAACTTAGGTGTCATtgttcttgtttatgtttagGAGCTCTATAGTGGAGGTAAAGACTGTAACATCCTGGCGTGGGTTCCTGTCCCTCGTGCCTCAGATGTGGAAGAAGAGTCAAAAAGTGCAAATCAGGTACCAATAAAAGGGAACAAGACATAGACAAGaccatgaaaatgaaaatgtgtggtTTCAATTCAATCGTAAAATGTAACAGTTAAACTCTATTTCAAGAGTCAATATGTTGGAATGACAATCTGAAAACAATGTCTTCATTCTGTTATTTGGTCTTCATAGCAGAAATGTTATTGTTGATGTACATCATCTCAAGAATTTAGAGTTTGACAGTTACCCAGTACACACTGATTGACATATAAACAAAGTACATTCCATCAAAAACAACCtgtcattttccattttaactTGGTTCATTTATAAGATAAAACACAGTGGTCTTACCCATGCatgcttatttatttagaaacaaGTATCTTCATTCAGTCTTGCTTCTTTACAGGCTGCTGCGGACCAGTCCTCGGTGAACCCTGCCTTTCAGGATGCATGGAGTAGTGATGAAGACTAACGCTGTTTTCCATGTGTGGCTATGGAAATGTGCACACATCTGGAAGATTATCTTCTAGTGAAACATGTGAAGATAATTATGGCTTTGGGGAAACCTCTCTTGTTTCATGATTGCAGACTGAGATAAAAATGGTAAATTTGAATGTATAAATAATTGTACAATATTATAAAGATGCAAAAATGGGTTTCTGTACATTTGATATtgcaatgttttcattttaatttgttgacGTAAAGCTGGCAGGGTCCTTAATATGCATATCAAGTCTTACATTTTGCAAATGTCATGTCAACAAGTTCCAAGccaattttgtgtttttaatcattgGGGGAATATCTACAATATTTTGGGCAAATAAGAATATCTTGATTGTTATGTTTTGAGACTAGCCAGATCATATCTACTTTCATTTTATAACACTCACACGTTATGGTGCTGACATTATACTAGTTTGAGACATTTtgaacatgtactgtatgtataatgTGGGGTGAGTCTTtctaagtgtttttttttaaacacagtgtACAAGAGACTGGCCACATGGGAGTTAGTAATAGGTATTAAAACGCACCATTGTCTTGCCATTCCCAGCTCAATTTACATGTGTTTGTAAGTCTGCCGTTTGTTGAAACTAGCTCTAAGAGTGAATCCATTCTCTCTGTCCCACCCTTCTCATTGTTTTACGTGTTGCCTCAGACTGAATGACCCAAATGAGGCTTAATACTGACACCaaaaacataacacacacacatcagtcatTGATGAAGTTATCCTTTTGAAATATACCATTATCTTTTAGCATATGAAGTAattgttttatgaaaaaaaatgttatccAGTATACTGTTTCTTTCCAGTACTTTATCTTTTTGTCACATTACCTCAAGTGTCTTGAATTTTACAGTTTGAACTAGTATATCTTATAATAAAAACACCGGGAATGTTACCTTGTTTCTTTCACCAACTTTTGTAATTTGTGGTTTTTAGGAGGGtatgaaattttaaaaaacatgctaaGCTCGCTTTTTTCTACTGAAACCAGTCATTAACTAAGTTTGAACAGGATATTCTTTCTGTACTATTGTAAATCTTGATACCTTTCGGTGAGGCATCACTGAAGAATGAACAAGTATTGGTGAGCCAAAAATTGGCCAATCAGGGACAACATGGAACCGTAGCTGGGAGACAGGCCACGCCCTTCGTGGGTTCCCATAAGAAGAGAGGAGAGCGTGCTGTATCTGCGCGTGAGCATTACAAGAGTCACACCTGTTGGGCAGGTGAGTCGCAAATTGGGATACAGAAGAGAGCTGACCGACCAAAAGGGTTTTCATCGAGTGGCAGCGGTAATTAAAGGTTTGTAATGTGACTTTTTCTTAACTGAATTTGAGTCAATTGATAAagacaaaccaaaaataatactCACGATTATCCAATTAAAATCTGATGGCACCGCTGCGTCGATACACAAGCGTGCCTGTGATTACTGAACCATTTCCTGGCGTTGGGAGCCGCCTGGTACTGGTTGGACCTGTTTATCATCAGTTTCCTCACCTGCTCCCCATCAGCAGTGATTACAGCGAGTCATGCGTGGGGAAGAATCTGGCTTAATTCTtcatttggatgtttttgtttatttaaatagagCACCATTTTATTGAGTATAGTTTTATACATCCTTCATTTGGATTgacttttaaaacactttgaaatgtacatttaaatgtgatataCCACGTGTAAGGCATTGTTTTTGCTATAATGCGTTATCTTTAATATTGCGTTTATTGTTTATAACGAATGGCTAATCTATAAACTTTtttcattcctcttttttttttaatgtcttatcGCGATCCTGTATGATAACGGcttttacacacattacatcatGAACTTGATTTACTTTTGAGATGCTTTAGGACTAGATCATAATTCACTCAAACGTGTTGTAATCGGTGGGAGTTGACACTTAATGTACACAGCATAATTCTGTGTGCCAGGGTGTCACTGCCTTTACATCAGGATCCCTGACTATAATGTTAATTTAGCGTGTCGAGGCTCGTCTTCATTAGTGAAGAAACTCCAGACAGCCCTGCCTTTTGTCCCCGTTCACCTAATGACTTACTCATGCTCTGTTCAAGATCCCGTTGCATTCAGCTAGACACACCCTGAAAACCAGTCATGGAATGTTCCGTACTATACACTTGGCAGAATgtgggtttatttatttataaaaaaatggcATTCTgaccccaaaaaaaaatcttacCTGTATATTGACTTGATGATGACATTATTTGAAGTCCCTAACAAAGGAAATAACCGTGGAATATTTTCCAACTACAGGCAAGTTCTTAAACCAGTCAGGCTAGTCACTGGGAGCCTTTATCTCAATAGAGTAAATGGTGACCATGAAACGTTGCCAGAAACCACCCCTTTGCTggaaactgttttatttaaacaattgCCTAATTTGCAACTTTTTAACCGTTCCTGTTGGGTCATGATTCTTGTCCCCCTTTGGAAAATTGGCCAGTTGAAGCTTAGTGTTCTGACCGCATTGCATGTTGTTTAGGTGATAAACCTCAGCACTAAAGTGGTTATGTAATTCAACAGTTTCAATAGTATATGGCCACTTGCATTGCTTCCGTCCAGTTCTGAAAATCTTCTCATTGCGAAAGTATTAAGGCAAAGTTTGACTTGAGTAGTCAGTCAAGTGtgcctctttttttgttgacacaAGCCCTTACTAACACACCATTATAACATAGCACATTTGTTATAAATTATCcatgtgtacatttttcttgaatAAATTAGTCGCACTGTGACTGCTACTCATTGTACTGCCAGTACACTCTTGACTTTGTCTTTGAGATGCTCAGAGGGGCAGCAAAGAATGGCCTTTTTGCTATACAGTCCAGTGTTTTCGCCATTGCAGTTTGATGTTTCAGTAAAACTACAAATAGCAATGTTATTTTGCAACAAACTATTTGGGTTCACATGGCTTAGATGTTGAGCAACAGTTAAAATTCCCTCACGATTCTGAAAAGACGGTTGCATGTGGAGGAAATGGGAGCTCTTTCATTTAAATTGTGCAGCAGTAGTTTGGGAGAGGCTTACCTCCTCGTAGGAATTTATAAGTCAGAATGAAAGTGGAGGAATTCTGGTTGtgcatttcacatttcattataaatatgaaatctTACATTTCATTGTGATATTTTCTAATATAAAGTCTTGCCAAGCTATGAATTTGGCTTTTGAATCAATCTGAACTGTTGTGTAAACAATGAAAGTTTTACTGGTTTTGGACACTTCTTATTAAAATGCAAGTGAACTTGTGTCTGGCCCAACCCACTTCTTAACTTTGTCTTTGCTCTTCCAGGTAAACTTTAACAATCTCGGCCGAAAATGGAGACTCTAGGTAAACTGCAAGGGTCAAGTCTCAGAATGGAAATTGATGACATAAAGTCCTCAGCTGCACTCATGTATGCGGAGTTCATCAAAAATGCAGGTGAGTCTTAAGCATTTAGACGGCTGTGCTACCTATTGTAATCActtatgattttgttttctgtataaACATTTCTCTCTATCTGAACCTTGATGCTCTCAAATCTGTTACAGACAGACGAACAGAGACCTGGTTCCTCATGTCTTCTCCTCTGCCCCAAACGCTCATCATTGCAGTGTACATTTACTTTGTCACATCACTGGGACCACGGTTAATGGAAAACCGTAAGGCCTTCGATCTGAAAGGAGTTCTCGTCGTCTACAACTTCAGTGTGGTGGCTCTCTCGCTCTTCATGTGCTATGAGGCAAGTCATGTTATAATTTGCCTTATCTAGATGGCATGACATTCATGTCTGTGGAATTCATTCTTCTGAATAGAAGATTTTACACAGCTATGCATACCACAGACCTATAGTAGTCTGTACTTGTGTTGTTCTTTGTGGAGAACAGATACATGAGACATGCAACGGAAGTCTTGCAAAATGCTTTTCATGTACtttctttacttaaaaaaaaaacaaacaaacgtttTAAAACACGGGAATTGATGTGAGGTTCAACCAGTTCTTCTGGTGTGTTCTTTCAAGACATTGGGTTCAAAACATTGCCTAAAGAGCTGCATGACTTGACCTTATACAGCATTTATCTTAGAGAAGTTCTTGATTGTATTAATGAACTGGATTTCAATTGTAACTGACCGACACAGCTTTAGTGTATTGCAGTCAAAAATGTAGTTAATGGCAACTTTTCTGGATCAAGACTAAACATGGAGACATATCAACAGCCAGTTGCTTGTGATTAACCAAACTTTGTAATTGTTCTCTACAGTACGTGATGTCAGGATGGGGAACAGGATATTCATTTCGCTGTGACCCGGTCGACTACTCTGAGTCCCCCCAGAGTGTGAGGGTAAGCTGGTGTTTATACAATCTGAATGTTATTGAGTCTGATTTGACTCTAGCTTTGAACCTGTACTGAAATACTATTTACTGTCTCCTCTAGATGGCGGCAACATGCTGGCTCTACTATTTCTCAAAGTTCATTGAGATGTTGGATACCGTAAGTTAACAGATCACTGTCAGGCCTTTGACTTGGACACATTTCTTAATTGTCTTTCACAAGATTCAGATTGTATTTGAATTGTATCACAcggtaaatatttgtttttttctttcattcagaTCTTCTTTGTGCTGAGGAAGAAGTATAGCCAGGTGACATTTCTTCATGTCTACCATCACTCAATCATGCCCTTCACATGGTGGTTTGGAGTACGCTTTTCTGCAGGTAGGATTTGCTCAATTTTATAGTTATAATgcttttaaaacctttttaaaaggtTGTCTGACATTAATCCCTAATACATTCTTTATTTCAGGTGGAATGGGGACATTTCACGCCCTGCTTAActgtattgtccatgttatcATGTACTCCTACTACGGTCTGACCGCTTTGGGCCCAAACTACCAGAAGTATCTGTGGTGGAAGAAATACCTGACAA of the Eleginops maclovinus isolate JMC-PN-2008 ecotype Puerto Natales chromosome 12, JC_Emac_rtc_rv5, whole genome shotgun sequence genome contains:
- the elovl7a gene encoding elongation of very long chain fatty acids protein 7a translates to METLGKLQGSSLRMEIDDIKSSAALMYAEFIKNADRRTETWFLMSSPLPQTLIIAVYIYFVTSLGPRLMENRKAFDLKGVLVVYNFSVVALSLFMCYEYVMSGWGTGYSFRCDPVDYSESPQSVRMAATCWLYYFSKFIEMLDTIFFVLRKKYSQVTFLHVYHHSIMPFTWWFGVRFSAGGMGTFHALLNCIVHVIMYSYYGLTALGPNYQKYLWWKKYLTTIQLIQFVTVTTHISQYFFIKDCTYEFPIFIYIIGSYGLIFLFLFLNFWYHAYTKGKRLPKVLQNQTWAHHSNGVMNGNANHEKEE